From the Mauremys reevesii isolate NIE-2019 linkage group 19, ASM1616193v1, whole genome shotgun sequence genome, one window contains:
- the CDC26 gene encoding anaphase-promoting complex subunit CDC26, with protein sequence MLRRKPTRLELKLDDIEEFESIRKDLESCKKQREDVDVVGATDGEGAIGLSNDHKSREQMINDRIGYKPQPKPNNRSSQFGSFEF encoded by the exons ATGCTGCGTCGGAAACCAACCCGCCTGGAGCTGAAACTAGATGATATAGAAGAGTTTGAGAGCATTAGAAAGGATCTTGAG AGTTGTAAGAAGCAGCGTGAAGATGTGGATGTAGTGGGAGCCACTGATGGAGAAGGAGCTATTGGTCTGAGCAATGACCACAAGAGTCGAGAACAAATGATAAATGACCGAATTGGTTACAAACCTCAGCCCAAACCCAACAACCGTTCCTCCCAGTTTGGAAGTTTTGAATTCTAG